The Paraburkholderia acidisoli genome contains a region encoding:
- a CDS encoding ABC transporter permease — protein sequence MATPVLRTPDAPGPARAAHPSSARAGIARFLGVRVAWAIFTLWLLSVLVFAGGQLLPGDIGRAVLGPLADARAVAALNHQLGADRPLVDQYVSWITHALRGDFGMSWTFKQPVAAFVGDALLQSAKLGLLAFVAVVPLGIAGGVWAALHEGRALDRAISTGGLCASAVPEFVSSIVLILIFGVWLRWLPIEAVAPPGAGALQTLRHLVLPVLPLVLVFFGYLARIARAGTIVALDADYTRTAILKGLPRHVVIRRHVLRNALLPSVTVAATQLGYLIGGLVVVESLFRYPGIGSLIYNAAKSKDFPLLEAGVLTVGAVYTLANLAADALHALLDPRLRNAGGRA from the coding sequence ATGGCCACGCCGGTCTTGCGAACGCCCGATGCCCCCGGCCCCGCCCGCGCCGCGCACCCGTCCAGCGCGCGCGCGGGCATCGCACGCTTTCTCGGCGTGCGCGTCGCGTGGGCGATTTTCACGCTCTGGCTGCTGTCCGTGCTCGTGTTCGCGGGCGGCCAGCTGCTGCCCGGCGACATCGGCCGCGCGGTGCTCGGGCCGCTCGCCGACGCCCGCGCCGTGGCCGCGCTCAATCATCAACTGGGCGCGGACCGCCCGCTCGTCGATCAGTACGTGAGCTGGATCACGCACGCGCTGCGCGGCGACTTCGGCATGTCGTGGACCTTCAAGCAACCCGTGGCGGCGTTCGTGGGCGACGCGCTCCTGCAATCGGCGAAACTCGGCTTGCTCGCGTTCGTCGCGGTGGTGCCGCTCGGCATCGCGGGCGGCGTGTGGGCGGCACTGCACGAGGGCCGCGCGCTCGATCGCGCGATCAGCACGGGCGGCCTGTGCGCGAGCGCGGTGCCCGAGTTCGTTTCGTCGATCGTGCTGATCCTGATCTTCGGCGTGTGGCTGCGCTGGCTGCCGATCGAAGCCGTCGCGCCGCCGGGCGCGGGCGCGCTGCAAACGCTGCGCCACCTCGTGCTGCCGGTGCTGCCGCTCGTGCTCGTGTTCTTCGGCTATCTCGCCCGCATCGCGCGCGCGGGCACGATCGTCGCGCTCGACGCCGACTACACGCGCACCGCCATTCTCAAAGGCCTGCCGCGTCACGTGGTGATCCGCCGTCACGTGCTGCGCAACGCGCTGCTGCCAAGCGTGACGGTCGCGGCCACGCAGCTCGGTTATCTGATCGGCGGGCTCGTGGTGGTGGAGTCGCTGTTCCGCTATCCGGGCATTGGCTCGCTGATCTACAACGCCGCGAAGTCGAAGGACTTTCCGCTGCTCGAAGCGGGCGTGCTCACGGTGGGCGCCGTCTACACGCTCGCCAATCTCGCCGCCGACGCGCTGCACGCGCTGCTCGATCCGCGCCTGCGCAATGCCGGAGGACGCGCATGA
- a CDS encoding ABC transporter substrate-binding protein has translation MKRPKFSAQFSSPLSQSPQSQRALSASLDSRRPRGHAASEPANHAIDEFLAGRLTRRELLRHASVLGLGAALPALLVPRGAHAQGAAKPGTPTNQTIRVAHLMPAAAVDPLTVTDAGALCLLNQTGEFLANDDEHGQLQPALALSWQPNAKADVWTFKLRPNVKFHDGQPFGAKDVVATFDRLADPASGSAALSVLKGVLSKGGAKVVDEHTVAFHLDAPNGNFPYYVSSDNYNAVLLPANYAGNYEKSFIGTGAFKLERYEARRGASFVRNPDYWGDKALPARLEFAFYADEQAQLLALQGHQADVMGTFTVQGGIGVLNNPDFKVIGVRSAAHRQIHMRNDVPAFRDKRVRQALALSLDRDVLVRGLFKGRAVVGNDSPFAPIFPSTASTVPQRKLDVAKARQLLAQAGVANGFDITLTTEKYMEIPDLAVVVQNAAKAIGVRITLKVESQSQYYGAGTFGKSDWLDSPLGITDYGHRGVPNLFLNAPLTSGGTWNAAHFRNAQYDKLVAQFSATLDIAAQKQVAAQIQTLLLDETPVIIPYFYDQLIAQRAALSGVRFTALAQLYFDRATLAG, from the coding sequence ATGAAACGACCGAAGTTCTCCGCACAGTTCTCGTCACCGCTTTCGCAATCCCCGCAGTCGCAACGCGCGCTGTCTGCCTCTCTCGATTCGCGGCGCCCGCGCGGCCATGCCGCGAGCGAACCCGCCAATCACGCCATCGACGAGTTCCTCGCGGGCCGCCTCACGCGGCGCGAGTTGCTGCGCCACGCGAGCGTGCTCGGGCTCGGCGCGGCGTTGCCCGCCCTGCTGGTGCCGCGCGGCGCGCACGCGCAAGGCGCGGCCAAACCCGGCACGCCCACCAATCAAACGATTCGCGTCGCGCACCTGATGCCCGCGGCCGCCGTGGACCCGCTCACCGTGACGGACGCGGGCGCGCTCTGCCTGCTCAACCAGACCGGCGAATTCCTCGCCAACGACGACGAGCACGGCCAGCTTCAGCCCGCGCTCGCGCTCTCCTGGCAGCCCAACGCCAAAGCGGACGTCTGGACGTTCAAGCTGCGCCCGAACGTGAAATTCCACGACGGCCAGCCCTTCGGCGCGAAGGACGTGGTCGCTACCTTCGACCGGCTCGCCGACCCCGCGAGCGGTTCGGCGGCACTTTCCGTGCTCAAGGGCGTGCTCTCGAAGGGCGGCGCCAAGGTGGTGGACGAACACACCGTGGCGTTCCATCTGGACGCGCCCAACGGCAACTTCCCCTACTACGTCTCCTCGGACAACTACAACGCGGTGCTGCTGCCCGCGAATTACGCGGGCAATTACGAAAAGAGCTTTATCGGCACGGGTGCGTTCAAGCTCGAACGCTACGAGGCGCGCCGCGGCGCGAGCTTCGTGCGCAACCCCGACTACTGGGGCGACAAGGCGCTGCCCGCGCGCCTCGAATTCGCGTTCTACGCCGACGAGCAGGCGCAACTGCTCGCGCTGCAAGGCCATCAGGCCGACGTGATGGGCACCTTCACCGTGCAGGGCGGCATCGGCGTGCTCAACAATCCCGACTTCAAGGTGATCGGCGTGCGCTCGGCCGCGCACCGGCAGATCCACATGCGCAACGACGTGCCCGCGTTCAGGGACAAGCGCGTGCGGCAGGCGCTCGCCCTCTCGCTCGACCGCGACGTGCTGGTGCGCGGGCTCTTCAAGGGCCGCGCCGTGGTGGGCAACGACAGCCCGTTCGCGCCCATTTTCCCGTCGACGGCGAGCACCGTGCCGCAGCGCAAGCTCGACGTGGCGAAGGCGCGCCAGTTGCTCGCGCAGGCGGGCGTGGCGAACGGCTTCGACATCACGCTCACGACCGAGAAGTACATGGAGATTCCCGATCTCGCCGTGGTCGTGCAAAACGCGGCCAAGGCGATCGGCGTGCGCATCACGCTCAAGGTGGAAAGCCAGTCGCAGTATTACGGCGCGGGCACCTTCGGCAAGTCGGACTGGCTCGACTCGCCGCTCGGCATCACCGACTACGGCCATCGCGGCGTGCCCAATCTCTTTCTCAACGCGCCGCTCACCTCGGGCGGCACGTGGAATGCTGCGCATTTTCGCAACGCGCAGTACGACAAGCTGGTCGCGCAGTTCTCGGCCACGCTCGACATTGCCGCGCAGAAACAGGTCGCGGCGCAAATCCAGACGCTCCTGCTGGACGAAACGCCCGTGATCATTCCGTACTTCTACGACCAGCTGATCGCGCAGCGCGCCGCGCTCTCGGGCGTGCGCTTCACGGCGCTGGCCCAGCTCTATTTCGATCGCGCGACGCTCGCGGGCTGA
- a CDS encoding aldo/keto reductase, giving the protein MTTDIATVALPNGERIPKLGQGTWEMGERAAHRAAEIAALREGVALGMTLIDTAEMYGDGATERLVGEALQGLRDAVFLVSKVYPHNASRAGVVRACEASLERLNTDRLDLYLLHWRGGVPLAETVAGFEALVRAGKIRHWGVSNFDTDDMIELFDAPGGEACATNQILYNIARRGAEFDLLPWSVAHRMPVMAYSPVDHARLPRRSPLDDIAQARGVSVYRVAMAWVLRQEGVCAIPKAGRVEHVRDNRAALDLVLDPQECAALDAYFKPPRAKRPLEML; this is encoded by the coding sequence ATGACGACCGATATCGCCACCGTCGCGCTGCCGAACGGCGAACGCATCCCGAAGCTCGGGCAGGGCACGTGGGAGATGGGCGAGCGCGCCGCGCACCGTGCCGCCGAGATCGCCGCGCTGCGCGAGGGCGTGGCGCTGGGCATGACGCTCATCGACACGGCCGAGATGTACGGCGACGGCGCGACCGAGCGCCTCGTGGGCGAAGCGTTGCAGGGCCTGCGCGACGCGGTGTTTCTCGTCAGCAAGGTGTATCCGCATAACGCGAGCCGCGCGGGCGTCGTGCGCGCCTGCGAGGCGAGCCTCGAGCGCCTGAACACCGACCGGCTCGACCTGTATCTGCTGCACTGGCGCGGCGGCGTGCCGCTCGCGGAGACGGTCGCGGGTTTCGAGGCGCTCGTGCGCGCGGGCAAGATCCGGCATTGGGGCGTAAGCAATTTCGACACCGACGACATGATCGAACTCTTCGACGCGCCGGGCGGCGAGGCGTGCGCGACCAACCAGATCCTCTACAACATCGCGCGGCGCGGCGCCGAATTCGACCTGCTGCCGTGGAGCGTCGCGCATCGCATGCCGGTGATGGCGTATAGCCCCGTCGATCACGCGCGGCTGCCGCGCCGTTCGCCGCTCGACGACATCGCGCAGGCACGCGGCGTCTCGGTGTATCGCGTGGCGATGGCGTGGGTGTTGCGGCAGGAGGGCGTGTGCGCGATTCCGAAGGCGGGGCGCGTCGAGCACGTGCGCGACAATCGCGCGGCGCTCGATCTCGTGCTCGATCCGCAGGAATGCGCGGCGCTCGATGCGTACTTCAAGCCACCGCGCGCGAAGCGTCCGCTGGAGATGCTGTAG
- a CDS encoding GntR family transcriptional regulator, with protein sequence MNAPTEDRWRDLRPDPDNDTPLYLQLARKLSVAIHDNRWNAGEALPSERVLADALGVSRITARKAIALLVEQGLIRRTQGAGSFITPRYEDPLSRLTSFSEMLRQRGFTPASRWLSREIQPASRDEVIQLGLSPAAAVTRLKRLRLADGIVMAVENSTFPAALIPDPNAIGDSLYSFLEQRGLSIVRALQHFRAVNASEEIAQQMSIAPNEALLLITRVGYTADQRAIELTDTYCRNDYYDFVAELRK encoded by the coding sequence ATGAACGCACCCACGGAAGACCGCTGGCGCGACCTGCGCCCGGACCCGGACAACGACACGCCGCTGTATCTGCAACTCGCGCGCAAGCTGAGCGTGGCGATCCACGACAACCGCTGGAACGCCGGCGAGGCGCTGCCGTCCGAGCGCGTGCTCGCCGACGCGCTCGGCGTCTCGCGCATCACCGCGCGCAAGGCCATCGCGCTACTCGTCGAACAGGGGCTGATCCGGCGCACGCAAGGCGCGGGCAGTTTCATCACGCCGCGCTACGAAGACCCGCTCTCGCGTCTCACGAGCTTCAGCGAGATGCTGCGGCAGCGCGGCTTCACGCCCGCCTCGCGCTGGCTCTCGCGCGAGATCCAGCCCGCGAGCCGCGACGAAGTCATCCAGCTCGGGCTCTCGCCCGCCGCCGCCGTCACGCGCCTCAAGCGACTGCGGCTCGCGGACGGCATCGTCATGGCCGTCGAGAACTCCACCTTCCCCGCCGCGCTGATTCCCGATCCGAACGCGATCGGCGACTCGCTCTACAGCTTTCTGGAGCAGCGCGGTCTCTCCATCGTGCGCGCGCTCCAGCACTTTCGCGCCGTGAACGCGAGCGAGGAGATCGCGCAGCAGATGAGCATCGCGCCCAACGAAGCGTTGCTGCTCATCACGCGCGTGGGCTATACGGCCGACCAGCGCGCGATCGAACTCACCGACACCTACTGCCGCAACGACTATTACGATTTCGTTGCCGAATTGCGCAAATAG
- a CDS encoding dipeptide ABC transporter ATP-binding protein: MNASPHSARSPLATFAAPRDDDALALVGLTVAYRVRGRDRDVLTDVSLRIQRGEAYGLVGESGCGKSTVALAALRYLARNGRVKAGRIQIAGEDVLALDANGLRTLRANAVSMVYQDPASALNPTLTIARQLVEAFEAAGANERDARDGAYAMLERVRIADPERVLASYPHQLSGGMQQRVVIAMALASNPALLILDEPTTGLDATVEAEVLDLIAKLRAELSMAVLLISHDLAVIGRMCERVGVLYAGRLVEEGPTRDVFARARHPYTVGLLRCLPAHGRNKHAGALDTIPGELPAPGALLHGCVYAPRCRLADARCREQAPPPHRLTSPHGEQMSRCHYHERAIELPLAMSAEDARVERNDDVDAAADIDADVNVDVDADAQAASPAASPNALPDTLPDAAREARVVLRAVDVSRTFGRGAQAVRALDGVSIELHAGETLGLVGESGSGKTTLARLLLGLQQPDAGGAIELDGQPLDGRVARRDATQRAALRVVFQHPDASLNRALSVKRLVARALAPNAATRPRDAANDAHTAHDVGDENTRVGALLDAVRVPARYLAARARQLSGGLKQRVAIAQAFAGAPRVVICDEPTSALDVSVQAAILNLLARLQRERDVSYLFISHNLDVVRYLADRIAVLYAGRVVESGPAAAVFDGPWHPYTETLLAARRAGDRDEAAKADASATVNVDTNADASAAANVDTNANTSADVSADVSADANVAANAGAARPPLASRSGCIFSARCPRKLGAICDDEAPPLADAGGGHRILCHIPVDTLREQQRAAQAARAVN; this comes from the coding sequence ATGAACGCCTCGCCCCACTCCGCACGCTCGCCGCTCGCGACCTTCGCCGCGCCCCGCGACGACGACGCGCTCGCGCTCGTCGGCCTGACCGTGGCGTACCGCGTGCGCGGCCGCGACCGCGACGTGCTCACCGACGTCTCGCTGCGCATTCAGCGCGGCGAGGCGTACGGGCTCGTTGGCGAATCGGGCTGCGGCAAGTCGACGGTCGCGCTCGCGGCGCTGCGCTATCTCGCGCGCAACGGCCGCGTGAAGGCCGGACGCATCCAGATCGCCGGCGAAGACGTGCTCGCGCTCGACGCGAACGGCCTGCGCACGCTGCGCGCCAATGCTGTTTCGATGGTCTATCAGGACCCCGCCAGCGCGCTCAATCCCACGCTCACCATTGCCCGTCAGTTGGTCGAAGCGTTCGAAGCCGCGGGCGCGAACGAGCGCGACGCGCGCGACGGCGCCTATGCGATGCTCGAGCGCGTGCGCATTGCCGATCCCGAGCGCGTGCTCGCGAGCTATCCGCATCAACTCTCGGGCGGCATGCAGCAGCGCGTGGTGATCGCCATGGCGCTCGCCTCGAATCCCGCGCTGCTGATCCTCGACGAGCCGACCACGGGCCTCGACGCGACCGTCGAGGCCGAAGTGCTCGACCTGATCGCGAAGCTGCGCGCGGAACTCAGCATGGCGGTGCTGCTCATCAGCCACGATCTCGCCGTGATCGGCCGCATGTGCGAGCGCGTGGGCGTGCTCTACGCGGGCCGCCTCGTGGAAGAAGGCCCGACGCGCGACGTGTTCGCGCGCGCGCGCCATCCGTACACGGTCGGGCTGCTGCGCTGCTTGCCCGCGCACGGCCGCAACAAGCACGCGGGCGCGCTCGACACGATTCCGGGCGAACTGCCCGCGCCGGGCGCGCTGCTGCATGGCTGCGTGTACGCGCCGCGCTGCCGTCTCGCCGACGCGCGCTGCCGCGAACAGGCGCCGCCGCCGCATCGGCTCACCTCGCCGCACGGCGAACAGATGTCGCGCTGCCACTATCACGAGCGCGCGATCGAGTTGCCGCTCGCGATGTCCGCCGAAGATGCGCGTGTCGAGAGGAATGACGATGTCGATGCCGCGGCGGATATCGATGCGGATGTCAATGTCGATGTCGATGCCGATGCGCAGGCGGCCTCGCCAGCTGCATCGCCGAACGCACTCCCGGACACCCTGCCGGATGCCGCGCGGGAAGCGCGCGTGGTGCTGCGCGCCGTCGACGTGTCGCGCACGTTCGGACGCGGCGCCCAGGCGGTGCGCGCACTCGACGGCGTGTCGATCGAACTGCATGCGGGCGAAACGCTCGGCCTCGTGGGCGAGTCGGGCAGCGGCAAGACGACGCTCGCACGGCTGCTGCTCGGTCTGCAACAACCCGACGCGGGCGGCGCGATCGAACTCGACGGCCAGCCGCTCGACGGCCGCGTCGCGCGCCGAGACGCCACCCAGCGCGCGGCGCTGCGCGTGGTGTTCCAGCATCCCGACGCGTCGCTCAATCGCGCGCTCAGCGTGAAGCGGCTCGTGGCGCGCGCGCTCGCGCCCAACGCCGCTACGCGCCCGCGCGACGCCGCGAACGACGCGCATACCGCGCACGACGTTGGCGACGAGAACACTCGCGTGGGCGCGCTGCTCGACGCCGTGCGCGTGCCCGCGCGCTATCTCGCGGCACGGGCGCGGCAACTGTCGGGCGGTCTCAAACAGCGCGTGGCGATCGCCCAGGCGTTCGCGGGCGCGCCGCGCGTGGTGATCTGCGACGAACCGACTTCGGCGCTCGACGTTTCCGTGCAGGCCGCGATCCTCAATCTGCTCGCGCGCCTGCAACGCGAGCGCGACGTGAGCTATCTGTTCATCTCGCACAATCTCGACGTGGTGCGCTATCTCGCCGACCGCATCGCCGTGCTCTACGCGGGGCGCGTGGTCGAGAGCGGCCCGGCGGCGGCCGTGTTCGACGGACCGTGGCATCCGTACACGGAAACGCTGCTCGCGGCGCGCCGGGCGGGCGACCGCGACGAAGCCGCGAAGGCCGATGCGAGTGCCACGGTGAACGTCGATACGAATGCCGATGCGAGTGCCGCGGCAAACGTCGATACGAATGCCAATACGAGTGCCGATGTGAGTGCCGATGTGAGTGCCGATGCGAACGTCGCCGCGAACGCCGGAGCCGCGCGGCCGCCATTGGCATCGCGAAGCGGCTGCATTTTCAGCGCGCGCTGCCCGCGCAAGCTCGGCGCGATCTGCGACGACGAAGCCCCGCCGCTCGCCGACGCCGGCGGCGGCCATCGCATCCTCTGCCACATTCCCGTCGACACGTTGCGCGAGCAGCAACGCGCCGCGCAGGCGGCGCGCGCGGTGAACTGA
- a CDS encoding CoA transferase, with the protein MTPRDALEHLWMLADADPAALDRLTIEGADPGLPSIFRVGTLAAASIGAAGLAAAQLHELRTGRAQRVAIDVRRALAAFRSERYLSVDGAPPVELRHPVTGHFPTGDGRWIQLHANFRHHLDGILRVLQCADDHAAVARAILGWEGAALDDALAQAGLCAALVRSPREWAAHEQARAVASLPLFEIERIGDAPAELPRANTHAGALARPLDGVRVLDLTRIIAGPVAGRTLAQHGASVLLINGPHLPNIAPLVIDNGRGKRSATLDLREAAAREQLSALARDADVFLQGYRPGALAARGFAPEALARLRPGIVCVSISAYGHRGPWRERRGFDSLVQSASGIVWAESVASEARAAGEHGAPFTQARPLPCQALDHATGYLAAFGAMIALARRAREGGSWHVRLSLAQTGRWLQTMGTVDGGQRAPEVHAADLADCLQETASPFGRVRAVAPAERLELTPPYFARPPVPVGTDAATWDASNG; encoded by the coding sequence ATGACGCCCCGCGACGCGCTCGAACACCTCTGGATGCTGGCCGATGCCGACCCGGCCGCGCTCGACCGGCTCACGATCGAGGGCGCCGATCCGGGCCTGCCGTCGATATTCCGTGTGGGCACGCTGGCGGCCGCGAGCATCGGCGCGGCGGGGCTCGCCGCCGCGCAACTGCACGAACTGCGCACGGGCCGTGCGCAACGCGTGGCGATCGACGTGCGGCGCGCGCTGGCGGCGTTTCGCAGCGAGCGCTACCTGAGCGTGGACGGCGCGCCGCCCGTCGAACTGCGCCATCCCGTGACGGGCCACTTTCCGACCGGCGACGGCCGCTGGATTCAGCTGCACGCGAACTTCCGCCATCACCTCGACGGCATCCTGCGCGTGCTCCAGTGCGCCGACGACCACGCCGCCGTGGCGCGCGCGATTCTCGGCTGGGAGGGCGCGGCGCTCGACGACGCGCTCGCGCAGGCGGGCCTGTGCGCCGCGCTCGTGCGCTCGCCGCGCGAATGGGCCGCGCACGAGCAGGCGAGGGCGGTGGCGAGCCTGCCGTTGTTCGAGATCGAACGCATCGGCGACGCGCCCGCGGAATTGCCGCGCGCGAACACGCACGCAGGCGCGCTTGCGCGCCCGCTCGACGGCGTGCGCGTGCTCGACCTCACGCGCATCATCGCGGGGCCGGTGGCGGGGCGCACGCTCGCGCAGCATGGCGCGAGCGTCTTGCTCATCAACGGTCCGCATCTGCCGAACATCGCGCCGCTCGTGATCGACAACGGGCGCGGCAAGCGCTCGGCCACGCTCGACCTGCGCGAGGCCGCCGCGCGCGAGCAGTTGAGCGCGCTGGCGCGCGACGCCGACGTGTTCCTGCAAGGCTACCGTCCGGGTGCGCTGGCGGCGCGCGGCTTCGCGCCCGAGGCGCTGGCGCGGCTGCGGCCCGGCATCGTCTGCGTGTCGATCAGCGCGTACGGGCATCGCGGGCCGTGGCGCGAGCGGCGCGGCTTCGACAGCCTCGTGCAGTCGGCGAGCGGGATCGTGTGGGCAGAGAGCGTGGCGAGCGAAGCACGAGCCGCGGGCGAGCACGGCGCGCCGTTCACCCAGGCGCGGCCGCTGCCGTGCCAGGCGCTCGATCACGCGACGGGTTATCTCGCGGCGTTCGGCGCGATGATTGCGCTGGCGCGGCGCGCGCGCGAAGGCGGTTCGTGGCACGTGCGGCTTTCGCTCGCGCAAACGGGGCGCTGGCTGCAAACCATGGGGACCGTCGATGGCGGTCAGCGCGCGCCCGAGGTGCATGCCGCCGATCTCGCCGATTGCCTGCAGGAGACGGCCTCGCCGTTCGGGCGCGTGCGCGCGGTCGCACCCGCGGAACGGCTCGAACTCACGCCGCCGTATTTCGCGCGGCCGCCCGTGCCGGTCGGCACCGATGCGGCAACGTGGGACGCGTCGAACGGCTGA
- a CDS encoding ABC transporter permease has protein sequence MPADTRARDAWRLLLRSPSFVAGALIVLGWIVCAFAGTWIAPQDAYASDPLSSLLPPDHAHWFGTDQLGRDICSRVIVGARDILTIAPLATLVGTLAGAALGLVTGYFEGFFGTLVARTLDAVLALPLVIVALLVLAAVGASNLAVILVIGITFAPLIARTVRAAVLAERHLDYVAAAQLRGANAFDVMFTEILPNVWPPIIVEATVRLGYAIFAVATLSFLGFGIQPPSADWGLALADSYTLLAGGAWWTVAFDALAIASLVVAVNLIADSLREVLQT, from the coding sequence ATGCCCGCCGACACCCGCGCGCGCGACGCCTGGCGCTTGCTGCTGCGCTCGCCCTCGTTCGTCGCGGGCGCGCTGATCGTGCTGGGCTGGATCGTTTGCGCGTTCGCGGGCACGTGGATCGCTCCGCAGGACGCCTATGCCTCCGATCCGCTCAGCTCGCTGCTGCCGCCCGACCACGCGCACTGGTTCGGCACGGATCAACTGGGCCGCGACATCTGCTCGCGCGTGATCGTGGGCGCGCGCGACATCCTCACCATCGCGCCGCTCGCCACGCTCGTGGGCACGCTCGCGGGCGCGGCGCTCGGGCTCGTCACCGGCTATTTCGAGGGCTTTTTCGGCACGCTGGTCGCGCGCACGCTCGACGCCGTGCTCGCGCTGCCGCTCGTGATCGTCGCGCTGCTCGTGCTCGCGGCCGTGGGCGCGTCGAATCTCGCGGTGATTCTCGTGATCGGCATCACCTTCGCGCCGCTGATCGCGCGCACGGTGCGCGCGGCCGTGCTCGCCGAACGGCATCTCGACTATGTCGCGGCCGCGCAACTGCGCGGCGCGAACGCCTTCGACGTGATGTTCACCGAGATCCTGCCCAACGTGTGGCCGCCGATCATCGTGGAAGCCACGGTGCGGCTCGGCTATGCGATCTTCGCGGTGGCGACGCTCTCGTTTCTCGGCTTCGGCATCCAGCCGCCTTCCGCCGACTGGGGCCTCGCGCTCGCCGACTCGTACACGCTGCTCGCGGGCGGCGCGTGGTGGACCGTGGCCTTCGACGCGCTCGCGATCGCGTCGCTCGTGGTGGCCGTGAACCTGATCGCCGACAGCCTGCGCGAGGTCCTGCAAACATGA
- a CDS encoding citrate/2-methylcitrate synthase: protein MSSYMTAAEAASALGISRATLYAYVSRGLLESAPSPEGKSHPQRRYRADEVRRLARRKADGKRAGKVAQKVLDWGVPVLESSITLIAEGRLWYRGEDAIALAHSATLEGVAARLWQCTPRRLAQAPEAPIASAQWSAWLKLWSAHTPLERALVLLPAAAAQIPRIWAQGRDAQLDTAAMLMRLLAAALISAAPSNAPLHRQLADAWGVRSRAHADLLRAALVLCADHELNASTFTVRCITSTGTHLFGAATGGLAALAGPRHGGETLRVAALFNEAAEATRAGDLHRWLAARLAPDEHGHAPALSGFGHPLYPEGDPRARLLLAWLRERAGPGARAAMRDVDALAAAVEATSGARPTLDYALGAIERVLGLPAGAAFTLFAAGRVTGWIAHALEQSADGRLIRPRARYVGEMAHERQA from the coding sequence ATGTCCAGCTATATGACCGCCGCCGAAGCGGCCAGCGCGCTCGGCATCAGCCGGGCCACGCTCTACGCGTACGTGAGCCGCGGTTTGCTCGAATCCGCGCCGTCGCCGGAAGGCAAAAGCCACCCGCAACGCCGTTACCGCGCCGACGAAGTGCGCCGCCTCGCGCGCCGCAAGGCGGACGGCAAACGCGCGGGCAAGGTCGCGCAGAAGGTGCTCGACTGGGGCGTGCCCGTGCTCGAATCGTCGATCACGCTGATCGCCGAAGGCCGGCTCTGGTATCGCGGCGAGGACGCCATCGCGCTCGCGCACAGCGCAACGCTCGAAGGGGTGGCCGCGCGGCTCTGGCAATGCACGCCGCGCCGTCTCGCGCAGGCGCCCGAGGCGCCCATCGCGTCCGCGCAGTGGTCGGCGTGGCTCAAGCTCTGGAGCGCGCACACGCCGCTCGAACGCGCGCTCGTGCTGCTGCCCGCGGCCGCCGCGCAGATCCCGCGCATCTGGGCGCAAGGCCGCGACGCGCAACTCGACACCGCCGCGATGCTCATGCGCCTGCTCGCGGCCGCGCTGATTTCCGCCGCGCCGTCGAATGCGCCGCTGCACCGGCAACTGGCCGACGCATGGGGCGTGCGCTCGCGTGCGCACGCCGACCTGCTGCGCGCGGCGCTCGTGTTGTGCGCCGACCACGAACTGAACGCGTCCACATTCACGGTGCGCTGCATCACGTCGACGGGCACGCATCTGTTCGGCGCGGCCACGGGCGGGCTGGCCGCGCTCGCGGGCCCGCGTCACGGCGGCGAAACCCTGCGCGTGGCGGCGCTCTTCAACGAAGCCGCGGAAGCCACGCGCGCCGGCGATCTGCATCGCTGGCTGGCCGCGCGGCTCGCACCCGACGAGCACGGCCACGCGCCCGCGCTCTCGGGCTTCGGCCATCCGCTCTACCCCGAGGGCGACCCGCGTGCCCGGCTGCTGCTGGCGTGGTTGCGCGAACGCGCGGGTCCGGGCGCGCGCGCCGCGATGCGCGACGTCGATGCGCTCGCGGCGGCGGTGGAAGCGACTTCGGGCGCGCGGCCCACGCTCGACTATGCGCTCGGCGCCATCGAGCGCGTGCTGGGCCTGCCGGCGGGCGCGGCGTTCACGCTGTTCGCGGCGGGACGCGTGACGGGCTGGATCGCCCATGCGCTGGAGCAGTCTGCCGATGGCCGGTTGATCCGGCCGCGCGCGCGTTATGTCGGGGAGATGGCGCACGAGCGGCAGGCATAG
- a CDS encoding DUF2917 domain-containing protein, with protein MTSESIGRPNLKEHGNARNPNLRTGTGRARRDLAARAAHELHVSEGELWLTIDGDAGDYWLRAGDAIDLAGGARVHVSAGSGAGMGVSFPDPRGKAGARFVLALGGARAAGAQARDGFAEVRAGGASGVVARLGETLRDWARRGQWGVRAAG; from the coding sequence GTGACATCGGAGAGCATCGGACGGCCGAACCTCAAGGAGCACGGCAATGCGCGAAATCCGAATCTTCGAACTGGAACAGGGCGAGCCCGTCGAGACCTGGCGGCTCGCGCAGCCCATGAACTGCATGTAAGCGAAGGCGAACTGTGGCTCACCATCGACGGCGACGCGGGCGATTACTGGCTGCGCGCGGGCGATGCGATCGATCTGGCGGGCGGCGCGCGCGTGCACGTGAGCGCGGGATCGGGCGCGGGCATGGGCGTGAGCTTCCCGGACCCGCGCGGCAAGGCGGGCGCGCGCTTCGTGCTCGCACTCGGCGGGGCGCGGGCGGCGGGAGCGCAGGCCCGCGACGGTTTCGCCGAAGTGCGCGCGGGCGGCGCCTCCGGCGTGGTGGCGCGGCTGGGCGAAACGTTGCGCGACTGGGCGCGGCGCGGCCAGTGGGGCGTGCGCGCGGCGGGTTGA